The DNA region TGAGTGGTGGGATTACTTCGCGAGATCGCGCTTGATCTTTGCGAGCGGCGAATCGGGCGGATACGTCGGCGTGATCGGCTTCGACGAACCGAGCATCACGCACATCAGCGCGTCTTCTTCACCGATGTTGATTTCCGTGCGATACACGCCCGGCGGCACCGAGATCAGATCGCGTTCTCCGAGCACGGCTTCCCATGTTTGCCCGTCGCGCTCGCAGATCACTTTCATCTTGCCGCGCAATACGAAGAAGATTTCTTCGACATCGGTATGAATGTGGCTCGGCCCGATGTTGCCGGCGGGAATGACCATCGTCGAAAACGTGAAGTTGCCTGCGGGCACGGTGTTCATGTCTTTAGCGACACCCGTGCCGCCCGTGCCGACATAGCGCATTTGCGCGCGACGGTACTTCGGGTCGTAGTCGGCCTGGAACTTCAGCGCGTCCCAGTCGTAGCGGCGCGTTTCGAACCGCGCGACGCGCGTGTCCATCCATTGTTCGAAGCTTGCGTCGGCGGGTTGATCCCACGATTTGCGTTCGAGATCGGCGTCGGCCATTGTTTTCTCCATGTGGTTTGCTGGTTCGAGCAAGGTCAATTCATCACGAAGCCGCCGTTCACGGGCAGCAACTGGCCCGTTACGAAGCGGGCGGCATCCGTCAGCAGGAAAAGCACGGGGCCCGTCACGTCGTCGGGCACCTGGGCGCGCGTCAAGGCACGGCCTTTCAGGTAATACTCGTGGCGTTCGGCGGGCACGTAAGCGGTGGCTTCGACTTCCGTCAACCCGGGCGCAATGGCGTTCACCGTGATGCCGTGCGCGCCGAATTCGCGCGCCAGCGAGCGCGTCATCGCGATGACCGCACCCTTGCTCGCGACGTACGCCAGCAACTTCGGCGCGCCCCACATCGCCGTGTCCGACGCGATGTTCACGATCGCGCCGCGCTTCGAGTCGCGCAGATGCGGCAGCGCTGCTGTGCACATCAGCCACGTGCCGCGCACGTTGACGTTCATCACGGCGTCCCACGTTTGCGTGGTCAACTCCTGCGCGAAACGTCCGCCTGAGTTGGTGATGGCGGCGTTGTTGATCAACGCGTCGATGCCGCCCATCTTCTGCGCGGCTTGCGCGACGAATGCATCGATGCTGTCGGGACTCGCGAGATCGAGTGAAATGAAGTGGACCTTCGCGCCCAGCTTCTCCGCAAGCGCGCTGCCTTCCGCTTCGAGCACATCGCCGAACACGACATGCGCGTCTGCTTCGGCAAGCGCCTCGATGAACGCTGCGCCAAGCCCGCGCGCGCCGCCTGTCACGACGACACGCCGTCCACTCAGGCCGGAGACCGTGACATCAGGCATGAGCGTGCCCCGTCGACGTCAGCGCGCCTGCTTCCGCCTGCTTCGCATTGAGCGCTTCGAGATCCGCGAAGTGCTGTTGCGCGCGTTGACGCAGCATGCGGCGCACGCGCGTCATGCCGACATCGTGTTGATAGAGGAATTCGTGAGCACGCGCATTCGGTGCCAGGCTTTCGAGCACATAGCGATCCTGTTCGAGCACCGCCCAGTGCAGCCCTTCGAGACGATTGCGATACAGGAAGCGCCATGCGTCGCGCTGCCAGCCGCTCACCTTGCGCGTGCGCCAGAAGTAGACCTGGCAGTTGTCGTTATCGACGGGCACTGCAAAGCCGACAATGCCAAAGCTGCCGCCCGGGCCGAACTTCTTCTTATAGGGAATCGCGAGACGCATCCACAGGCAACCCGTTTCACCGAGTTCGACCCAGTCGAAATTCACGTCGCGCTGGCCGACCTTCTCGAACATGAGGCCAGTCTCTGTTTTACGCACGCGCATGTCGGCCTGCTTGTCGCCTTCTGCCATCGAATGAGACGTCGCGTGCAGATACGCGCCGTGCATCGGGTCCATCACGTTGTCGATCGCATACTGATAGTTGCACTTCCAGTTCGATACGCACAGGAACTGCGAGTACTCCGCGCCGACCAGTTCTTCGGGCAGGGCGAGCGGCGTCGGCTCCTTGTGCGCCTCGTCGCCGAACCACAGGAAGATCGCGCCCGCATGTTCCTCGACGGGATACGACTTCACGCACTTCTGGCCTTCGAGCGGACAGGCCGACACGGCAGGCACGGACTGCACAGTGCCCGAGCCGTCGACTTCGATGCCGTGATACCAGCATGCGACGCGATTGCCGAGATTCCAGCCGAGCGACAGACGCGCGCCGCGATGCGGGCAGCGGTCTTCGAGCGCGTGGACTTTGCCGTCCTGATCGCGCCACAGCACGATCTGCTCGCTGAGTCGCGTGAGACCGATGGGCGCATTGCCTACCTGCCAGCTCGGTGCGACGGGATACCAGTAGTTCTTGATGCCGCGGTCGAGATAAGCCTGAATCGGATCGGCCGCGGGGCTCGTTGTATTGAGAGACGTCATGGGGAAACTCCGTGTTCGCTTGGGTCGTGCGCTGGGTGGTCGAATCGCGCGGCGTTACTCGGCGAGCAGCCGCAGTTCCGCTGCGAGACGCTCTTCGCTCCACTGCGCGCCTTCCGGCGTGCGGAATCCAACGCCGTTCAGACCTGCCACCACTTCGTGCAATTCGACGGCACCTGCTTCGAACACCTGTTCCAGTGCATTGCCGAAGTCGTTTTCGTATTGCGTCGGCTCAGCCTTGCGCGTCTGCCAGATCATGTTCCCGGTCTCGCCCGGCTTTTCGATCACGCCCTTGCCGGCGACGTTGTTCGGCTGCGGCGCGAGCCACGGCTTCAGGAAAGGATTGAAGTTCACGACGGCTTCTTTCATGTCATTCCACCTTGATCTGGATTTCTTCACCCGCGAGGCGCACCGCGTACGTCTTCAGGTCGCGGCCGCCCGGTTCCTTCAGACACTTGCCCGTCGGAATATGAAAAACGGCTTCGTGCAGCGGACATTCGACCGTGTCGCCGTCGATGAAGCCTTGTGTCAGCAGCGCATACGCATGCGGGCAGACGTTCTCGAGCGCGTAGACCTCATCGCCCACCTTGTAGATGCCGATTTCCTTGCCGTCGCCGAGCTTGAACTCGACGGGCGCGTCTTCGGATAACGCGCCGGCGTGTCCGGCGCAAAGCCACTGTTCACTCATTTCTCACCTTCTCCGACCAACCGGTTCCGACCGTTTGACGTTCCACCTACGGAACATCAGTTTATGTATGGTCAATTATAGGAAGATGTTTGCGCGGACAAAATAAAAATTCTGCGCTTCCAGGGAAAACACCGACAGCGGCTTTTTCGCAACGTAAGAAGGCCGTAAACCGGGCCAAATCAATGGGTTGCTGCGCATAAAGAGCGCGCGCGTACGGCATCCGGGTCATCCGACGAATGAGGGTTTTCACTGTCGCAAAAACTTTTTTGATCGCGCTATTGACTCTCTATACTTTCCATAGGCGATACATAAGCCCATAGGTGGAACACGAAGCGGATAGCCAACTCAGCAGGCGACCAGAAGGCCATCCAGAGAGATGACAGGCAAAGGAAGAGAAACCGGCACGTCCGGCTCTCGACTACACGATCAGGAGTACCAAGGGTGAAACGCATCATCGCTGCGGGCGCGGCAGGACTTGTGGTGACATCGACGGCATGGGCGCAAAGCAGCGTCACGCTGTACGGCAGCCTCGATGCCGGCATTGCTTACGTGAGCAACGTCGGCGGGCATACGAAGTGGATGGAGGAGCAAGGCAACATGCAGCCGGACCGCTGGGGCCTGCGTGGCGTCGAAGACCTGGGCGGCGGTCTGCACACGGTCTTCCAGCTGGAAAACGGCTTCTATACGAACACCGGCAACTTTGCGAAAGCGGGCACGCTGTTCAACCGGCAGGCTTACGTCGGCATCAGTTCCGACCAGTTCGGACAGGTCACGCTCGGCCATCAGACGCCGTTCAACTTCGACATGCTCGGCCCGCTCAGCACCGCGTATCTCGCGGCGAGCTGGTTTGCGTTCCACCCGGGCAATATCGACGAACTGGCCGACACGGGTGTCGTACCGTTCGACAACTCCGTGAAGTTCAAGTCAGCCAGCTACGCGGGCTTCACGGTCGGCGCGATGATGGGCCTCGGCAATACGACGAACTTCTCGACAGGCAAGACGATGAGCTTCGGCGTGAACTACGCGAACGGCCCCTTCAAGGCAGCGGCCGTGTATTCGAACGAGCACAACCGCACGCCTTCCATCATCACGACGGGCATCAACAGGTTCCAGGGCGTGCCGGCCGCAACCTACTCCGCCGACAAGGTCGAGAACATGGGCGCGGGCCTGTCGTACCAGCTCGGCAAGCTGCTCGTGCATGCGCTGTACACGCGCGTGAAGTTGCAGTCGAACGGATTCTCGGACACGTATCAGAGCTGGGACGCGGGCGCGAACTATCAGTTCACGCCGGCCAACACGCTCGCGGGCGGCGCCGCGACGACCACGCTGTCGGGCCGCCGCTGGACGCAGTTCGAAATCGGCGATATTTATGCGCTGTCCAAGCGCACTCAGGTCTATGTGAACGTGCTCTACGAGCATGCGAACGAGAATGCGAACGCTGCGTTCTTCACGGCCGGCGTGTCGGGCGGCCGCAATCAGGCGATCGTGCTGACGGGCATTCATCACTCGTTCTGAGCGATGTTGTGAGGCCTTTTTTAAGGCTCGAAATGAAACAGGCGGCCCATCGAGGCCGCCTGTTTTCGTCTTCTGCCCCGCTTTTGCGACGCGACAGAGAGGCCGCGTCTAGCGACGCGTTTGCGCGAGCGTCGGATCGTCGGCGGACGGTCGATAGTTCAGGCGCGCCGACAGATCGAGCGCCGCGCTGCACACCTTCGCGACGAGCGGTGCGCGTTCGTCGTCGCCGATATCGGAACGCGGCACTGTCGTCGTCATCGCCGCGACGATCTTGCCCGTCTGATCGCGCACGGGCGCGCTGACCACGGATATGCCGCGCTCGAACGATGCCTCGCTGATCGCGTACCCCTGGGCGGCCGTTTCGCGGATTCGCTCGTACAGTTCGTCGACGGTGGCGGGCGTGCGGTCGGTGAAGCGTTCGAGTTGCTGCTCGGGATACAGCTGACGCAATTGCATCAGCGAGAGATCGCCCATCAGCACCTGGCCGTGGACGGTCGCGTGCGCGGGAAGCCGCGTGCCGACGTGCACCTTCACCGAACTGAACATCGGATCGTGCGTCTGCGCCTTTGCGACGAACACCACATCACGCTCGTCGCGTATCAGCAGATGCGTGCTCAAGCCTGTCTGATCACGCAGCCGTTCGAGGATCGGCGTGCCGAAGTCGGTCAGTTCGAGTGAACTCAGATACTCGAAGCCAAGGCGCAGCACCGCGACGCCAAGACGAAAATGCCGGTCGCCATTCGCGCGTTCGAGAAAACCGAGTGCTTCGAGCGTTTGCAGCAAACGGAAGGTGGTCGTGCGCGGAATGCCGATGCGCTTGGACAGCTCGGGCGCGCCGAGCACGGGTTCGCGCGCCGAAAACTCGGCGAGAATGCGCAAGCCGCGTTCGAGGCCGGGGACGAGATAGGTCGAGCCGCCGCCGGCTTCCTCTTCGGCGGATTCCGCGATTTCCGTGCTGCTCGCGGTGTCCTCGTCGGCCGATGCGCGCGCCGCCTGAGGTCCCGCAGCCCGGTGTCCCACTCCTGTCGTATTTTCTCTTGCCATGTCCGGCTGTGTCGTTGAACCGTCGAAGATAGAGATGATAGCGCGAAGGGGTGGGTGGGGAGGCGAGAGTCAAAACCGGTCTATATCCCGGTTCAGCATCTTCAGCCGGGTGCGCCCGTCCGGCGTGAAGTGCGTGCCGAACCGCACCAGCCCTTGCTTGTGCAGATGGCACGACATCGTGAAGCTCAACAGCATGCCAGCCTCGGTGTCGTCGATCCTGATGTCGATGCGAGCCAGACGCGGTTCATATTTGAGCAGCGTCACCTCGATCTCGCGTCGAAGTTTGTGCGCCGACGCCGGCAAGTGCCGGTAAATCTCCGACAAATCGGCGAGACCATAGTCCGGCAGATGCACAAGTCCGTCGCGGCGACTATTCAGAATGCGATGGATGTTGTCCTGCACGGACAGAAACGTCTGTGTCTGCGCGTCGAACTCGTCGACGGCTGCGCCGTTCGCGAAGTGCCCGGTCACCATTTCGAAGAGCCCGGGACCGCCTCCGTTCACGCGACAGCCTCATCGGCAAGCAACGTTTCTTCGAAATCGACGATCACGCCTTCCGTCTCGCTAACCGACACCCTTATCGTGGCTGGCAACTTGCCTTGCGCCGATCGCACCAGCAACTCGCGCGACAGCACGGGCAGAATCTGTTGATCGAGCAAGCTGTCGATATTCCGTGCGCCCGAGTCTGGCGTCTGGCAGGCACGGACAATTTCATCGATCAGCGTGTCGTCGCAGATCAGCGCGACTTCGAAACGTTTCGCGATCCGGTGCGCGACCTTATCGATCTTCATGCGTACGATCGTCGCAAGCGTCGAAGTCGAAAGCGGCCGGTAGATCACCGATTGAAACCGCGCGAGCAAAGCCGGTTGAAAGTGCTCGACCAGCACGGGACGAACACGGTCCATCAGCAGCGCGTCGCTCACAGGCACATCTTGCGCAATTTCGCTCGCGTCTTCATTGGCCGTTTCGATCGCGGTCACGATTTGCTCGCTGGCCAGATTCGACGTCATCAGAATTACCGTGTTGCGGAAGTCGATGATGCGCCCTTCGCCGTCGCGCATGAAGCCACGGTCGAACACCTGATAGAACAGGTTCAACACATCCCGGTGTGCCTTCTCAACCTCATCCAGCAAGATCACGCTGTACGGCCGCTGACGCACCGCTTCTGTCAGCACCCCGCCCTGCCCGTAACCGACGTAGCCGGGCGGCGAACCTTTGAGTTGCGATACGGAGTGCGCCTCCTGATACTCCGAAAGGTTGATCGTAACGAGCGCGCGTTCGCCGCCGAACATCAAGTCGGCCAGTGCACGCGCCGTCTCCGTCTTGCCGACGCCCGAGGGCCCCACCAGCAGGAATACGCCAAGCGGCGACTCTTCGGACCTGAGACCCGCTTTCGCCGTGCGCAGGCTCTTGCCAAGTACGGCAAGTGCGTCGTCCTGACCGACGACGACCCGCGCGAGCCGCGTTTCGAGTTCGACCAGCGTCGCGAGTTCGTCTTCGAGCAGACTGCCGGCGGGCACGCCTGTCCAGTCGGCAATCACGGACGCGATCGCGGCTTCGTCGACTTCCGCGTGAACCAGCGCCTCGACGCCGTGCCGCGTAAGCGCCGCGTGGGCCTCGCGGATGGACTGCTGCAGTGTGCCGCGCGTTGCTTCGTCAGTGGTTGCCCGCCATTGCTCGCGTAATTCGACGACCCGCGCCGCCGCTTTCTTTTGCGTGGCGAATGCGGATTCCAGTTCGTGCAGCCCGGCGCGTAGTTCATCGAGCTGTTTGTCGATGGTGCTCACGCGCTCGCGGACGTCTGCGGATGCCGCCGCCTGATCCTCGATCAATGCGAGGCGCTCGACTTCGAGCGCCGCTTTCTCTGCCTCACGCGTGGAAATGGCCAAAGGTGTCGCCTCACCGCTCATTCGCACGCGTGCGGCGGCCGTATCGAGAAGATCGACGGCCTTGTCCGGCAACTGGCGCCCTGTCAGATATCGACGCGACAGCTTCACAGCGGACGCCACGGCCGCGTCGGTGATATGCACGCGATGATGTTGCGCGTAGCGCTCTTTCAACCCGCGCAACATCAGACACGCATTGTCATCGTCGGGCTCGTCGACCTTGACCATCTGAAAGCGCCGCTCCAATGCGGCATCGCGCTCGAAATACTGCTTGTACTCCGACCATGTGGTCGCAGCAATCGTGCGCAACTCGCCGCGCGCGAGTGCCGGCTTGAGCAGGTTCGCTGCGTCCGCGCCGCCCGCGGAATTGCCCGCGCCGATCAAAGTGTGGGCTTCGTCGATGAACAGCAGAATCGGCACTGGCGATTGCTGCACGGCCTCGAT from Paraburkholderia caribensis includes:
- a CDS encoding non-heme iron oxygenase ferredoxin subunit, with translation MSEQWLCAGHAGALSEDAPVEFKLGDGKEIGIYKVGDEVYALENVCPHAYALLTQGFIDGDTVECPLHEAVFHIPTGKCLKEPGGRDLKTYAVRLAGEEIQIKVE
- a CDS encoding cupin domain-containing protein, encoding MADADLERKSWDQPADASFEQWMDTRVARFETRRYDWDALKFQADYDPKYRRAQMRYVGTGGTGVAKDMNTVPAGNFTFSTMVIPAGNIGPSHIHTDVEEIFFVLRGKMKVICERDGQTWEAVLGERDLISVPPGVYRTEINIGEEDALMCVMLGSSKPITPTYPPDSPLAKIKRDLAK
- a CDS encoding aromatic ring-hydroxylating dioxygenase subunit alpha, translating into MTSLNTTSPAADPIQAYLDRGIKNYWYPVAPSWQVGNAPIGLTRLSEQIVLWRDQDGKVHALEDRCPHRGARLSLGWNLGNRVACWYHGIEVDGSGTVQSVPAVSACPLEGQKCVKSYPVEEHAGAIFLWFGDEAHKEPTPLALPEELVGAEYSQFLCVSNWKCNYQYAIDNVMDPMHGAYLHATSHSMAEGDKQADMRVRKTETGLMFEKVGQRDVNFDWVELGETGCLWMRLAIPYKKKFGPGGSFGIVGFAVPVDNDNCQVYFWRTRKVSGWQRDAWRFLYRNRLEGLHWAVLEQDRYVLESLAPNARAHEFLYQHDVGMTRVRRMLRQRAQQHFADLEALNAKQAEAGALTSTGHAHA
- the tssH gene encoding type VI secretion system ATPase TssH, whose protein sequence is MIARDFSLFLRRLNEHCAHALADAASLCETRAHRDIEVEHWLIKLLELGDGDLVALIRRYELDVDAIWNGLLSAIDRLPHELRGKPGLSNRLGQLLEAAWMRASLDSPGTGSTVIRSAHLLAALADTPSLLRAPDAWALLSVSPAQIERVMPELDGISIEAPRGDANAAAQSQAEAAPHPVSRHGSAHASGRQHSNDALSRFTIDITQKAREGRIDPVFGRDVEIRQMVDILARRRKNNPILVGDPGVGKTALVEGLSLKIAQGDVPLAIRDVSVLTLDLGLLQAGAGVKGEFEQRLKNVIEAVQQSPVPILLFIDEAHTLIGAGNSAGGADAANLLKPALARGELRTIAATTWSEYKQYFERDAALERRFQMVKVDEPDDDNACLMLRGLKERYAQHHRVHITDAAVASAVKLSRRYLTGRQLPDKAVDLLDTAAARVRMSGEATPLAISTREAEKAALEVERLALIEDQAAASADVRERVSTIDKQLDELRAGLHELESAFATQKKAAARVVELREQWRATTDEATRGTLQQSIREAHAALTRHGVEALVHAEVDEAAIASVIADWTGVPAGSLLEDELATLVELETRLARVVVGQDDALAVLGKSLRTAKAGLRSEESPLGVFLLVGPSGVGKTETARALADLMFGGERALVTINLSEYQEAHSVSQLKGSPPGYVGYGQGGVLTEAVRQRPYSVILLDEVEKAHRDVLNLFYQVFDRGFMRDGEGRIIDFRNTVILMTSNLASEQIVTAIETANEDASEIAQDVPVSDALLMDRVRPVLVEHFQPALLARFQSVIYRPLSTSTLATIVRMKIDKVAHRIAKRFEVALICDDTLIDEIVRACQTPDSGARNIDSLLDQQILPVLSRELLVRSAQGKLPATIRVSVSETEGVIVDFEETLLADEAVA
- a CDS encoding recombinase-like helix-turn-helix domain-containing protein; the encoded protein is MKEAVVNFNPFLKPWLAPQPNNVAGKGVIEKPGETGNMIWQTRKAEPTQYENDFGNALEQVFEAGAVELHEVVAGLNGVGFRTPEGAQWSEERLAAELRLLAE
- a CDS encoding SDR family oxidoreductase — protein: MPDVTVSGLSGRRVVVTGGARGLGAAFIEALAEADAHVVFGDVLEAEGSALAEKLGAKVHFISLDLASPDSIDAFVAQAAQKMGGIDALINNAAITNSGGRFAQELTTQTWDAVMNVNVRGTWLMCTAALPHLRDSKRGAIVNIASDTAMWGAPKLLAYVASKGAVIAMTRSLAREFGAHGITVNAIAPGLTEVEATAYVPAERHEYYLKGRALTRAQVPDDVTGPVLFLLTDAARFVTGQLLPVNGGFVMN
- a CDS encoding IclR family transcriptional regulator, giving the protein MARENTTGVGHRAAGPQAARASADEDTASSTEIAESAEEEAGGGSTYLVPGLERGLRILAEFSAREPVLGAPELSKRIGIPRTTTFRLLQTLEALGFLERANGDRHFRLGVAVLRLGFEYLSSLELTDFGTPILERLRDQTGLSTHLLIRDERDVVFVAKAQTHDPMFSSVKVHVGTRLPAHATVHGQVLMGDLSLMQLRQLYPEQQLERFTDRTPATVDELYERIRETAAQGYAISEASFERGISVVSAPVRDQTGKIVAAMTTTVPRSDIGDDERAPLVAKVCSAALDLSARLNYRPSADDPTLAQTRR
- a CDS encoding porin, with protein sequence MKRIIAAGAAGLVVTSTAWAQSSVTLYGSLDAGIAYVSNVGGHTKWMEEQGNMQPDRWGLRGVEDLGGGLHTVFQLENGFYTNTGNFAKAGTLFNRQAYVGISSDQFGQVTLGHQTPFNFDMLGPLSTAYLAASWFAFHPGNIDELADTGVVPFDNSVKFKSASYAGFTVGAMMGLGNTTNFSTGKTMSFGVNYANGPFKAAAVYSNEHNRTPSIITTGINRFQGVPAATYSADKVENMGAGLSYQLGKLLVHALYTRVKLQSNGFSDTYQSWDAGANYQFTPANTLAGGAATTTLSGRRWTQFEIGDIYALSKRTQVYVNVLYEHANENANAAFFTAGVSGGRNQAIVLTGIHHSF
- the tssE gene encoding type VI secretion system baseplate subunit TssE, which encodes MVTGHFANGAAVDEFDAQTQTFLSVQDNIHRILNSRRDGLVHLPDYGLADLSEIYRHLPASAHKLRREIEVTLLKYEPRLARIDIRIDDTEAGMLLSFTMSCHLHKQGLVRFGTHFTPDGRTRLKMLNRDIDRF